One Ostrea edulis chromosome 6, xbOstEdul1.1, whole genome shotgun sequence genomic window, GCCTCCAGATACCTTACACGTGCACCTGTGGCCTCTGAAATGAAAACGAGTTTTATAGTAAGTATGGGAAAAAAAACAGAGCtggatgttttaatgttaatggtCCCCCTTGCAGTATTTACCTGGGAACTTCTCGGTGGACTCCGCTAGAACGTAGAATGCATCGTTTCTTGGGACTTGCATCAAAGGTCGCTCGTTGGAGTCCACGACTTTAATTGACACAGGATTCATATCTTTCGTGACGTCAACAGGGTTTTCGCCGATACGTCTGAAAAGCAATGTTAAGATGATGGGTAGTTTTTCGGGATAGGATAGAATAGTATAACTTATATACAAATACTAATGGACAATACATGAAGTAGTATATAAACTGTTACATCACTTGAGATAGCAAAGAATATGTCTTACCTTGCTTCATAGACACATTTGACGTTGTGTACGGTGTCTGATGTTGTCTTACCTTGCTTCATAGTCACATTTGACGTTGTGTACGGTGTCTGATGCTGTTTTACCTTGCTTCATAGACACATTTGACGTTATATACAGTGTCTGATGTCTTACCTTGCTTCATAGACACATTTGACTTTGTATACAGTGTCTTATTTTGTCTTACCTTGCTTCATAGACACATTTGACGTTGTGTAGACACATTTGACGTTGTGTAGACACATTTGACGTTGTGTACGGTGTCTGATGTTGTCTTACCTGGCTTCATAGACACATTTGACGTTGTGTACGGTGTCTGATGCCGTTTTACCTTGCTTCACAGACACATTTGACGTTATATACAGTGTCTGATGTCTTACCTTGCTTCATAGACACATTTGACGCTGTGTACGGTGTCTGACATACTGAATAATCCCTTGGTATGTGCAGTTGCGACCTCCACTTCATAAGTTGTATCTCCTGTCTGTAAACAATATGTTAAAAGATATTGGAGTAAAACTCACGATTTATTTCTTCCTAAAATCATGCAAAATAAACGGACAAACGCCCTTTCACAATTACAGCACAGCTTTCATGTGATTACAGTGAAACTTGTTTAGTAAAGAACAATTTACTCTCGCACTCCTTTTTCTGACATTGTGATCTACAGTAACGATGCCATGTTTTTATCACTTTCTACCTGTATATGATACTGTGATCTACAGTAATGATGCCATGTATTTCTCACTTTCTACCTGTATATGCACATCAAAGCTTTTGAAAATCATGACGTAACTTTAAAGAAACGTCTAAATGCTATACCTCTGCATTTTCTGTTTTCCTCAAAGCACAAGGTGAAATTGCAAGATGTGGCACTTCTAATTCATACATCTTATATCCTGGGATGTTGGTGAACATTTCTCTAAGTTTACAGCCAAACATGCTTTGCTTCAGAAACATTTCGCCGTTAAAGTTGACGGGTCGGTATGCTTTGATCTTCATTGACGACATTCCACATTCAGCGCTCACTATATGTAATACGTATATTAATtgttacaaaataaagaataacaaaTATTGTTATGTCCACGCGTAATAGTTCctatgtatttctttaaaatgggTTTAATATACTGGAactgtttatcactgtttggtATAGATATAATTCACTTGATAGGGGTTACTAAAACCAACGTTTggatcatgtacatgtagtattatcaCAAGTTACTATTGACTGGCGTTTCGGCATGTTGGACCTGAGTACAGCGTCCTGGGCAACAATTTGTATTGTTATAcactttcatttttttcccATGTAAGACTAATACAATTTAAAACCAACATTTCAACTGTTAAATCAACTCTCACACTCGTGGTCTATTGACTGGTCAGCAGTTTTATTAGATCTGACGAAGAACAGAAACATCAATTTGAGCCtacggcttcgggcaacagatCCATTCTCctgtcaaacaaaacagctgttgtcctcggacgtagtcaataactgtatactgaCTCAAATAGagtcaataactttttaaaaatgttctttataaaaaatgataCACTGGTAGTCTATATATGAATATGGACATAATTCTTTAGGAACTTACAAAAACGCATTGGTGCAAATCCATAATGTTTTACTgggaataaaatgaaaattttctacaagaatttttttcatcgcgatatttttaacttttcatTCGACTGGTAGATGTACTCAATATAAAGGTCAGATTGTACGTGAGAGAGGGCAGTGGATACATTGTAGGACTTGCTATTGAGGCGTACGAATTTTATTCCTGATTAGAACTATCAATATCTCCAATATACTATCAATGCGTCAATATTACTATCTCAAAACCACTcggaaataaatattttacatacactATAGTCtgccatctctctctctctctctctctctctctctctctctctctctctctcaatataaatCTATTACATTTCTTTAACCAATCCtttagccaaaaaaaaattcacatcgaatatttgggttgttttttttaaatagaggtAAACATGAGACATGTGATTTTTTACAGATTAAGGTTACGCCTAGTACCATACCCATCCCGATTGGAATGACCTTGACAGAGAAATATACACACATGACGTCACAACTATTTATAGAATCTATGAAAAGGCAAATGTGTCTTttgaattaacattttaaaCTGTATAAATATCAGCAGCTGTACTTACGAACAGGCACCTCACACTTTGTCCCTATGTAGTCTTCTGGGCAGAAACAACTGATCCCATTGAAACAAACCCCTTTATTCAGACAGGTGGCTCTGCGCTCTGACAGTGGCGTGACAGTCGCTGAAATGGAGTTATTGATTTAGAAATTATATGtattaaaatgtatttctaaatattaaaattcaaaatatcttGTAAGTCTGATTGACTACTAGTTAAGAGATAGCAGATAAAATGTTTCCTTTTATTTGAACTGTGAAAAAATGAAGTCggcaaaatatatttaaattttgacgAACATTATCATGCAATAAAATTATGGATTGCAGAATCCTACCTGAGTCCAGTCCGCAATCGTATTCCTTAAAACCCGGAGGACATTTACAACGACCGAAGTAATCGCACGCCCCTCCGTTTTTACAGTCGTATCCGGTATTGAGACAATTGTACCCCAAACCTGCAATGAAGAGCGTCATTTGAGAAACgtgaaacaaaaacattaaatgCATATAGAATAGCGTTACTAATCACATGAcaaaacttttgtttatatactTGGTTCGTTTGACAGTACCATTTAGGTAAACAAGAATGTGTTCGGAAACTTACATTGAGTTTTAATTGCTTATAGTTATACCATGACATTCCTGCACATGGGACTCGGTAAATGATATAacatttccaaaatttcggcttgaccatcactgaaaagacattatttgtcgaaatgcacatctggtgcatcaaaattggtactgtataagttttacattacgactcCTGGCTCGATGCCTGCTGGTGGACTTTTAGTCCCCGAGTGTCTCCACAGCCCAGTAgccaagtacttcgttactagcttgaaaatacggatgtttatttaattgctgagataaaatttagaaatttatttataaattaaggattatctccctcaggtatagctcttatccttggacgaatttggctccagtttttggcactctagttttccttttaggtcttacaagtttattggtat contains:
- the LOC125683121 gene encoding EGF-like domain-containing protein 2, translated to MSPFLPLILLSVVGYGLGYNCLNTGYDCKNGGACDYFGRCKCPPGFKEYDCGLDSATVTPLSERRATCLNKGVCFNGISCFCPEDYIGTKCEVPVLSAECGMSSMKIKAYRPVNFNGEMFLKQSMFGCKLREMFTNIPGYKMYELEVPHLAISPCALRKTENAETGDTTYEVEVATAHTKGLFSMSDTVHSVKCVYEARRIGENPVDVTKDMNPVSIKVVDSNERPLMQVPRNDAFYVLAESTEKFPEATGARVRYLEAYSLDRQTNQVKSIKLIEDECPIESAVGLLGFTPSNVPFELNMKWLGRVEMKGFFLVDGEPLYLDYRVKLCRRKCYEKSCNSPGPIQIPASAPFKDVINPIEVV